In the genome of Burkholderia sp. PAMC 26561, one region contains:
- a CDS encoding GGDEF domain-containing protein, with translation MTFLPGNLPLGAHIERLIAGGATFVACYADLDYFKPFNDRYGYWQGDELLKLAATTLASACEPTRDFLGHIGGDDFLALFQSGDWEIRLRHAIQLFNLSVTDFYSAEDQTAGGIGGEDRSGRHAFFGFVRLSVGAISVPSFAVRSAAELSSAASAVKRLAKKDSVGFVKLDLMEALNLA, from the coding sequence TTGACCTTTCTTCCCGGCAACCTCCCGCTCGGCGCTCATATCGAAAGGCTGATTGCCGGTGGTGCGACGTTCGTTGCGTGCTACGCCGACCTCGATTATTTCAAGCCGTTCAACGACCGATACGGATACTGGCAAGGCGACGAATTGCTCAAGCTGGCAGCGACGACGCTTGCGTCAGCGTGCGAGCCCACGCGAGACTTTCTGGGCCACATTGGCGGAGACGATTTCCTGGCGCTTTTTCAGAGTGGTGACTGGGAAATCAGGCTTCGCCACGCCATCCAGCTGTTCAATCTTTCAGTCACTGATTTCTACTCGGCAGAGGACCAAACCGCGGGTGGTATAGGTGGCGAAGACCGCTCGGGACGTCACGCATTTTTTGGTTTTGTGCGCTTGTCCGTCGGCGCGATTTCCGTTCCTTCATTTGCTGTTCGCAGCGCCGCCGAGCTGAGTTCCGCCGCGTCAGCAGTAAAGCGCTTGGCCAAGAAAGACAGCGTCGGCTTTGTCAAGCTTGACCTTATGGAGGCTTTGAATCTCGCCTAG
- a CDS encoding DMT family transporter: MNSNHEAQVPLISVVGNQATPLRSICLILVSMFCFAVVDALGKSVALQYPANEVTFFRMLFGFIPAIAVCLRGRTISDRLQNMDVRGQIVRSLTLLGASACFFAALPYVPLSEAVAIVYSETLLVIVLAPALLNEKLKRRDAIAALAGFVGVLLVVRPSGSNTNWIGPVLLIAAAIFGALSIIQIKRIRSTDDSGTTVLFFTIVGTVITGASLLLAWRTPTIDALSLMALLGAFATAGQLLMTMAFRQADAAALAPYNYTSIVWAALFGYVIWGETIGTVSLVGITMIVGSSIAVALRGREAEGPMV; the protein is encoded by the coding sequence ATGAACAGCAACCATGAGGCTCAGGTGCCCCTTATTTCGGTAGTGGGAAATCAAGCAACTCCTCTTCGCAGCATCTGCTTGATACTTGTTTCGATGTTTTGCTTCGCGGTAGTTGACGCACTTGGAAAGTCCGTTGCCTTGCAGTATCCGGCGAACGAAGTGACGTTCTTCCGGATGCTTTTTGGATTCATCCCCGCGATCGCCGTGTGCTTGCGTGGCCGTACGATATCTGACCGGCTGCAGAATATGGATGTACGGGGCCAGATCGTTAGGTCCTTGACTCTGCTTGGCGCATCGGCGTGTTTCTTCGCTGCCTTGCCTTATGTACCGTTGAGTGAGGCCGTGGCAATCGTCTATTCAGAAACTTTACTTGTTATTGTCCTTGCTCCGGCCTTGCTGAACGAAAAATTAAAACGTCGCGATGCCATCGCTGCGCTGGCCGGATTCGTAGGCGTTTTGTTGGTAGTTCGTCCAAGCGGGTCGAATACTAATTGGATTGGGCCGGTGCTTCTGATTGCCGCTGCGATTTTCGGCGCGTTGTCGATTATTCAGATCAAGAGAATCCGATCGACCGATGACTCGGGAACGACTGTCCTGTTTTTTACGATTGTTGGCACTGTAATCACGGGTGCATCGTTGCTACTCGCATGGCGCACGCCGACGATCGATGCCCTAAGTCTTATGGCCCTGCTTGGTGCCTTTGCCACCGCAGGCCAGCTTCTTATGACCATGGCCTTTCGTCAAGCCGATGCCGCGGCCTTGGCGCCGTATAACTACACGAGCATCGTGTGGGCAGCGCTCTTTGGCTACGTCATTTGGGGCGAAACAATAGGTACCGTGTCTTTGGTGGGAATCACGATGATTGTTGGAAGTTCGATAGCCGTCGCTCTACGAGGTCGGGAAGCCGAGGGACCTATGGTCTAA
- a CDS encoding EAL domain-containing protein, whose translation MLSPQLLPQGIAHTSGVGQLIASQQLSAYYQPIVRLSDGAVIGHEALLRGPAGTPFEQPHSLFSQALREGISIELEHVAAHLGITAYATAPRNNLLFVNYSAPAIQSLLSSHQDRLVSNLMDAVAHPLVVEVTEQSEIASLQQFGEIMEAVRGAGYKVALDDYGVANASMSLWVHLAPQFVKVDRYFIHGIAHDALKFEAVKSMVAFARASGSQLIAEGIEHDSDLRIVRDLGITYGQGFLLGRPSAKPALEIPRGASSTLNSQQIAVYPGQTRSDNRASNVHSFLDSVLVDAPPVTVRSHNDDVVQLFNMHPALHALPVLDAGKPVGLINRRSFMDQYALPYHRELFGRRPCMQFANREPVVLERTASIDQVARLLTGDEQHILSDGFIVIEEDRYLGLVPGIRLSVR comes from the coding sequence ATGCTCTCACCGCAACTACTCCCGCAAGGGATTGCTCATACATCGGGTGTAGGCCAACTGATCGCCTCGCAGCAACTATCAGCCTATTACCAACCTATCGTCAGACTCTCGGACGGCGCTGTCATTGGCCATGAAGCGCTGTTGCGCGGCCCTGCCGGAACCCCCTTTGAGCAACCGCATTCGCTTTTCTCGCAGGCCCTACGGGAAGGCATTTCCATAGAACTAGAACACGTTGCGGCGCATCTCGGGATCACCGCCTATGCAACCGCTCCGAGAAACAACTTGCTGTTCGTCAATTACAGTGCGCCCGCGATTCAGTCGCTCCTATCATCGCACCAAGATCGGCTGGTTTCGAACCTAATGGATGCAGTCGCGCACCCTCTAGTCGTCGAAGTGACCGAGCAAAGTGAAATCGCAAGCCTGCAACAGTTCGGGGAAATCATGGAGGCAGTGCGTGGGGCCGGCTATAAAGTTGCACTTGACGACTATGGCGTCGCGAATGCATCGATGAGCCTGTGGGTCCATCTCGCGCCTCAGTTCGTTAAAGTGGACCGGTATTTTATTCATGGAATTGCCCATGACGCATTAAAGTTCGAAGCGGTGAAATCTATGGTCGCTTTTGCTCGGGCAAGCGGTTCGCAACTGATCGCGGAGGGTATCGAACATGACTCCGATCTTCGGATTGTTCGCGATCTCGGCATAACATACGGTCAGGGATTTTTGCTCGGACGCCCTTCGGCCAAGCCAGCCCTTGAGATCCCGCGAGGCGCTTCAAGTACACTCAATTCACAACAAATAGCCGTCTATCCGGGGCAAACGCGCTCCGATAATCGCGCGAGTAACGTGCACAGCTTTCTCGACTCTGTGCTAGTCGACGCGCCTCCGGTGACCGTTCGCTCGCACAACGACGATGTTGTCCAGTTGTTCAACATGCATCCCGCCCTTCACGCGCTTCCAGTGCTCGACGCCGGAAAACCGGTTGGTTTGATCAATCGGCGATCGTTCATGGATCAATATGCGTTGCCTTACCATCGGGAATTGTTCGGAAGACGCCCATGTATGCAATTCGCGAATCGCGAGCCGGTTGTGCTCGAGCGTACGGCGAGCATTGATCAGGTAGCGCGACTATTGACTGGCGACGAGCAACACATCCTATCTGATGGCTTCATTGTGATCGAAGAAGATCGTTACCTTGGACTCGTGCCCGGCATCAGGTTGTCCGTGCGGTAA
- a CDS encoding inorganic phosphate transporter: MLVHFMPSSGIVIGMLVACFVMVLAFEATNGFHDASNAVATVIYTQSLKPVPAVIWSGLMNFVGVLVGGIAVAYALVEILPPDVLTPPDGAPAVPMLVSIFASALFWNILTWAFGIPNSSSHCIIGALIGVAAADALLKSRSLSQGVDWKQIVTVLEGLAISPVLGFFLAGALYGLLRLIVRKGHLFEAPEQGKPPVLWLRAMLILTCTSVSFSHGTNDGQKSIGLIMLTIIGLLPATYALNPQAIDQLQQLHQHAVEAIPLIQKYGDDVKQDALKSAQALQNAGPELDRQASQLKSEATPPNDERATRAQLRGYIYDVTSQMKHVGEVKDASSDDKKLAGTLLKEMSLPVEYAPLWVRMLSALCLGIGTMVGYKRVVRTLGERLGRQHMTPGQGLSAELVGSVLIGTAGFTGLPVSTTHIVTSGIAGTMVAGGQGVQGNMLLRIALTWIVTLPVTMLLSAGLFYVLANPRF, encoded by the coding sequence ATGCTCGTTCACTTCATGCCGTCCTCCGGCATTGTCATTGGCATGCTCGTCGCATGCTTTGTCATGGTCCTCGCATTCGAGGCGACTAATGGTTTCCATGATGCATCCAACGCCGTTGCGACCGTCATTTATACGCAATCCCTGAAGCCCGTTCCTGCCGTGATCTGGTCCGGCCTGATGAACTTCGTGGGCGTACTGGTCGGCGGCATTGCAGTGGCGTATGCGCTAGTCGAAATCCTGCCGCCCGACGTACTGACACCGCCCGACGGCGCGCCTGCGGTCCCGATGCTTGTGTCCATTTTCGCCTCAGCGCTCTTCTGGAACATCCTGACGTGGGCCTTCGGCATCCCCAATAGCAGTTCGCACTGCATCATCGGCGCGTTGATCGGCGTAGCGGCGGCCGATGCGCTGCTCAAATCGCGCAGCTTGTCGCAGGGCGTCGACTGGAAGCAGATCGTCACGGTGCTGGAGGGGCTCGCCATCTCGCCGGTGCTCGGCTTCTTTTTGGCCGGCGCACTTTACGGCCTGCTTCGACTGATCGTGCGCAAGGGCCACCTGTTCGAAGCGCCGGAACAAGGCAAGCCGCCAGTCCTGTGGCTGCGCGCAATGTTGATCCTGACCTGCACGTCGGTCAGTTTTTCGCATGGCACCAATGACGGACAAAAAAGTATCGGCTTGATCATGCTGACAATAATCGGACTGCTGCCCGCGACGTATGCATTAAATCCGCAAGCCATTGACCAGTTGCAGCAACTGCACCAGCATGCTGTCGAAGCGATACCGTTGATTCAAAAATATGGAGACGACGTAAAGCAGGATGCGCTGAAATCTGCGCAAGCTCTGCAGAATGCGGGGCCGGAGCTTGACCGGCAAGCGTCCCAACTCAAGTCAGAAGCAACGCCGCCGAACGATGAGCGTGCGACGCGGGCACAGTTGCGCGGGTATATCTATGACGTCACCTCTCAGATGAAACACGTTGGGGAAGTAAAAGACGCCTCATCCGATGATAAAAAACTTGCCGGGACACTGCTTAAAGAAATGAGCCTGCCGGTAGAATATGCGCCACTCTGGGTCCGCATGCTCAGCGCGCTTTGCTTGGGTATCGGAACGATGGTTGGATATAAACGTGTAGTCCGCACGCTTGGTGAACGCCTTGGGCGGCAACACATGACACCAGGCCAAGGTCTCAGCGCCGAACTCGTAGGCTCGGTGCTGATTGGGACAGCGGGCTTCACAGGACTGCCTGTGAGTACGACGCACATCGTAACGTCTGGGATCGCAGGAACGATGGTCGCCGGTGGCCAGGGCGTGCAAGGGAACATGCTGTTGCGAATCGCGCTGACGTGGATCGTTACGCTGCCAGTGACCATGCTGCTGTCGGCCGGACTGTTCTATGTGCTGGCCAACCCGCGCTTTTGA
- a CDS encoding methyl-accepting chemotaxis protein, whose amino-acid sequence MKLSLKIPLAFAAALLLMFSGAIYGIFALNQSIDAYSTTVQQNVANERMVSATLVAFKLQVQEWKDTLLRGKDPVKLDQYWSAFQTREKTVDTLAAELKTTLPEGASRDLIEKFAAAHVSMGEGYRKGFEAFKASGFEPSAGDKAVAGVDREPAALLEQAAKKISADSAQVAATAAINARHATETSISLMLAVLALAMIGGVLFSRSVSRPLGRALGCARAVATGDLSLEFDSSGKDEIAQLLNALKDMQSSLSHVVSKVRSNAEGVAVASAEIAAGNLSLSSRTEEQAASLEETAASMEELTATVRLNAENARNASALADKASSTASRGGNVMDDVIQTMHGIADSSNKVTEIIAVIDGIAFQTNILALNAAVEAARAGEQGRGFAVVAAEVRTLAQRSATAAKEIKGLIAQSTDRVSAGSALVSGAGQIIVDIVESVQRVTNIVGEISTASQEQSTGIEQVNTAVTQMDEVTQQNAALVEQASAAAHALAEQANSLRDAVSVFKLRDESAPVRRVSMPREHGALVGRYMEA is encoded by the coding sequence ATGAAACTCAGTCTGAAAATTCCCCTTGCCTTTGCCGCCGCACTTCTTTTGATGTTCAGTGGCGCGATCTACGGCATTTTTGCTCTCAACCAGTCTATCGATGCCTACAGCACCACGGTGCAGCAAAACGTCGCCAACGAACGAATGGTCTCGGCGACGCTCGTCGCATTCAAGCTGCAAGTGCAGGAGTGGAAAGACACACTCTTGCGCGGAAAGGATCCGGTCAAACTCGATCAATACTGGAGCGCATTTCAAACCCGTGAGAAAACCGTCGACACACTCGCAGCCGAATTGAAGACAACGCTGCCCGAAGGCGCCAGTCGCGATCTGATTGAAAAATTCGCGGCCGCTCATGTGTCCATGGGCGAGGGTTACCGAAAGGGATTTGAAGCATTTAAGGCTTCCGGCTTCGAACCGTCAGCGGGCGACAAGGCGGTGGCGGGCGTAGACCGGGAACCGGCAGCATTACTCGAACAGGCCGCGAAAAAGATCTCGGCGGACAGTGCGCAAGTCGCCGCCACGGCCGCCATCAACGCCCGTCACGCCACCGAAACCAGCATATCGCTCATGCTCGCCGTGCTCGCGCTGGCAATGATCGGCGGGGTTTTGTTCAGCCGTTCGGTTTCGCGTCCACTTGGTCGCGCTCTCGGCTGCGCGCGTGCGGTCGCGACCGGCGATCTTTCGCTTGAGTTTGATTCGAGCGGCAAGGACGAGATTGCACAACTGCTCAACGCATTGAAGGACATGCAGTCGAGCCTCTCGCACGTGGTTTCCAAGGTGCGCAGTAATGCCGAGGGCGTCGCTGTTGCCAGCGCTGAGATTGCAGCGGGTAACCTCAGCCTGTCATCGCGCACCGAGGAGCAGGCGGCTTCGCTTGAGGAGACGGCGGCCAGCATGGAAGAACTGACCGCTACCGTGCGTCTTAACGCCGAGAATGCGCGCAACGCATCCGCGCTTGCCGACAAAGCGTCGAGCACAGCGTCACGCGGCGGCAACGTGATGGACGATGTGATCCAGACGATGCACGGTATTGCCGACAGCTCGAACAAGGTCACTGAAATCATCGCGGTGATCGATGGGATCGCTTTTCAGACAAACATTCTCGCTCTCAACGCGGCGGTCGAGGCGGCTCGCGCCGGCGAACAAGGCCGCGGATTCGCGGTCGTCGCCGCCGAGGTGCGGACACTGGCACAGCGCAGCGCCACCGCTGCAAAAGAGATCAAGGGCCTGATCGCGCAATCGACCGACCGCGTGAGTGCCGGTTCGGCGCTGGTCAGCGGCGCGGGGCAGATCATCGTGGATATCGTGGAATCGGTGCAGCGCGTAACGAATATTGTCGGCGAGATTTCCACGGCTTCGCAGGAGCAGAGCACAGGAATCGAACAGGTCAACACTGCCGTCACTCAGATGGACGAAGTGACGCAGCAGAACGCCGCACTGGTAGAGCAGGCTTCAGCGGCCGCACATGCTCTCGCGGAGCAGGCAAATTCACTGCGCGATGCCGTGTCGGTATTCAAGTTGCGCGACGAGTCAGCACCGGTTCGACGAGTCTCGATGCCAAGAGAACACGGTGCGCTCGTGGGAAGGTACATGGAGGCATGA
- a CDS encoding phospholipase D-like domain-containing protein, translating into MAINLRAYLSPTLVLLAFDWIEGKSNPEFLGFAIKRSPGFWSTDGKTREAESWLPNRLTFDGPVPAGKPDAPSNVAPIQKFMWWDAKIDGPDRGQTFTYTAYPVVGHSRAPRLSEADGSTLQVKLPAHVENGIGTWFNRAVLSSQAFSRKLSAMGLDPRKAPPATQARELRTWLANDLQDSFDFVFDRAAHAASAVYHLTDELWVIPKFVEFAKAHGPASLAVVYDAHGDAGAEANSHPATASPNQQAVEELGPLATLYPRRATNIMHDKFIVTDAHSGSHAPLRLLTGSANFTTEGITQQANLLHSFDSNELAQLYSNRAAAISSDPSITATARLPHGWTDPVAIGDALIRVSFSPEPTAEHTQIDAIVDAISKAQDSVLFCLFSPTDESLLNACFKAGDKGLMMFGLVNAISEHAAQTAENKQADGGHLSTSELAAIELYHRTKDNRDVVDGKCFSSATVPEGFDVEVQLFPGDKRPPYPPVIIHHKFVVIDAEGAEPVVFTGSANMSNNSEHKNDENLLEIRDRRIAGIYIAEFLRLYEHYRARALAIENKNPGKKTNLALQPTRKWADKYYVTGSAESKARAALAAPVAAVKK; encoded by the coding sequence ATGGCTATCAATCTTCGCGCATATTTGTCGCCAACGCTCGTACTGCTCGCATTCGATTGGATCGAAGGGAAGTCGAATCCCGAGTTTCTGGGTTTTGCGATCAAACGATCACCGGGCTTCTGGTCGACGGACGGCAAGACTCGCGAGGCTGAAAGCTGGCTCCCCAATCGGCTAACATTCGACGGTCCTGTTCCTGCTGGCAAGCCCGACGCACCATCAAACGTCGCGCCGATTCAAAAATTCATGTGGTGGGATGCAAAGATCGATGGACCAGATCGCGGGCAGACATTCACCTACACTGCCTACCCCGTGGTTGGACACTCACGCGCACCGAGGCTGTCCGAGGCCGACGGCAGCACGCTGCAAGTGAAGCTTCCCGCGCATGTAGAAAATGGCATCGGTACGTGGTTCAACCGCGCAGTCCTTAGTTCCCAAGCATTTTCCCGCAAACTGTCAGCGATGGGCCTTGACCCGAGGAAAGCCCCACCGGCTACCCAAGCGCGGGAACTTCGCACTTGGCTTGCAAACGACCTTCAAGACAGTTTCGACTTTGTCTTTGACCGCGCCGCGCACGCGGCCTCGGCGGTCTATCACCTGACCGATGAACTCTGGGTCATCCCCAAGTTCGTTGAGTTTGCCAAAGCCCATGGACCTGCTTCCCTAGCTGTTGTGTACGACGCACACGGCGATGCTGGCGCCGAAGCAAACTCTCATCCAGCTACGGCGTCGCCGAATCAACAAGCGGTCGAGGAACTTGGACCGCTTGCCACGTTGTATCCGCGCCGGGCGACGAACATCATGCATGACAAGTTCATCGTAACCGATGCCCATAGCGGCTCGCATGCACCGTTGCGGCTGCTCACCGGCTCTGCCAATTTCACTACGGAAGGCATCACTCAGCAAGCAAATCTGCTTCACTCATTCGATTCCAACGAACTTGCACAACTGTATAGCAATCGTGCCGCCGCCATCTCGTCCGACCCGTCGATCACAGCGACGGCAAGATTACCGCATGGCTGGACAGACCCGGTCGCAATTGGGGACGCACTGATCCGTGTCTCATTCTCGCCAGAACCCACCGCCGAACACACGCAGATCGATGCCATCGTTGATGCGATATCGAAAGCCCAAGACTCCGTTCTCTTCTGCTTATTTTCGCCTACCGATGAGTCACTACTCAACGCTTGCTTCAAGGCGGGAGACAAAGGCTTGATGATGTTCGGCTTGGTCAACGCGATATCCGAACACGCGGCGCAGACGGCGGAAAACAAACAAGCTGACGGTGGGCATCTGAGCACTTCAGAACTTGCAGCTATCGAGCTCTATCATCGGACTAAAGACAATCGCGATGTGGTTGACGGCAAGTGTTTTTCAAGTGCAACCGTGCCGGAGGGTTTCGATGTCGAGGTTCAATTGTTCCCGGGCGACAAGCGACCGCCTTACCCGCCTGTCATCATCCACCACAAGTTCGTGGTCATCGATGCAGAAGGTGCCGAGCCTGTGGTGTTCACAGGCTCGGCGAACATGAGCAACAATTCGGAGCATAAAAACGACGAAAATTTACTCGAAATCAGAGACAGGCGAATAGCTGGCATCTATATAGCGGAATTTCTACGGCTGTACGAACACTATCGTGCCCGCGCGCTGGCCATAGAAAATAAGAATCCTGGCAAGAAGACTAACCTGGCTTTACAGCCAACGCGGAAATGGGCGGATAAGTATTACGTAACAGGAAGTGCTGAGTCAAAGGCACGCGCTGCGCTTGCTGCGCCGGTAGCCGCAGTAAAGAAATGA